In Rosa rugosa chromosome 4, drRosRugo1.1, whole genome shotgun sequence, the genomic stretch tttgatttggagtatgggttcaaatttgggtttgtagggggtaagatcaccactattctgttgcgatctctgatattgggtagtaaagtttggacctacaatacttttggcctgagtaagcctatcagcccagaacacccgttctccttttctgaagccgattgcttcttcatcctgaataaatctctgttggagaatgaaatcattacccaacaagaaatctgcgccttggccttcagattgccagacgttatggatgataaatgttcctccaccaatggtgatgtgaacattttttgctactttattcatggtgagatgactTCCATcgaaagtaacaccagtagctgttttcttttcttctttccagagtttttctggaattgcaaatctctttgcaactgtaaatcctgatccattatctacaaaggcatgtagatgatattttttatgatcagggaattttagtccaatctctatgtagttgctgtatctactcgtagagacgactttcgattgctgaagctcattttcttgagcttgttcctttggaatgaatggtttacattctactggaacaatttctggtggttcaaccagttcataatttaaattttcatcgattttttcttcgtcgatgatttcttcctttatttttgaggaagatggttccgtAATTTTTTGGAACatagtttctacttctttctctttttgttcagagaaatattcttcatattcttgttcaaccagttggctgacaagaccattcttggtttttcttcttgcttcagctatgaagcattctttgtgataagtcttttttgactcttcacaaaacatagggagaccattcttttcatgacataaacagtagtcacaaacgaatgtaccagggttcacctgataagaagacattaaggattctgtcttgctttcttcccagtttttgattctcaaaacattcatttgtctggattcgaagtactctacttcagaatctgtctcagactcagatgaatcttcttcttcagaccaggcagaataaactgacctgtcatcttcttcatcatcagaataggctatttcgtagcctttcatgttgGCAGTTTCTACTATattctcatattcttcaaagagagctttagtagattttttacccttttctgggcattcattggcatagtgcccttcagctttacataaccaacatctgcaagctttcttgcttggttgtttctgttgatgagtattcttctttttcttgaagaacttcttttttggatctgcatcctgttgtttcttgtaattgaaacttttcttgaatttccaatcttttctttgattactctttttgaattttttagagtaatattttcctttcttctttctgtagaacttggattcatgacatccccagttggttggcatatccagtattccgtaacagaaattttcaactcctttgagttgtttcttggccatcttagctctaagattggctttgcattgttctttcagtaattgccggattctgtcggcaattcctccaactgaaaatctttcaattggtttttctgctatactttctcgcacagctgttctccatggttcagggagtttcctgtgcaacaggttgactagatcagtgctttctagttcaccaattgtacagtaatattcttcaaaattcattcaagtattcttcaaaatatctcatgtcacaaattttgagagcatagatatttgatttggccgtttctctggccttttcactcatatttgcagaatctccacagaactgatcgtacaggggtactgcaaaatcatacggagattttgaagctttgatatcttcaagccattcttttcctctggccgtttctttgaaagagaaataatatttcttggctactcctgtgagagtagtttcaaagtacatctgaagatcaggagcttcgaattttccaaaggtgagagcagatgccatcattaggctgtctacccattggtcaagagtttttctcttgtctagagttttgtccagatctaaccagataccaaaattggtaattggcactctgggtatcttgtcctctgggacaaatctttgagaatttctttctccatctctgcccgtaggggccttctgtatagggagttttacctttcctttttctctggtgatggaagttttggagctttctccttcttccatttcaacatcttggtagggaaggagttttctttcctttcctggattgaaatttttcatttcttcgattagtttttctaatctttctggattttcacagaattctgcttcttcatagagatcatagagcttttgtgctctaagcatattgactggtctgtttagatcagcttcaaggtcttcttcagtaattggatcttcaatagtggattttgtgccactagtactagcttctctagtgctgtagcttcttctgagaagatttttgtttatcctgatattctcaggacagacatcactttttctgtgattgtcaaaatttagactgatttctccagtctttctgctttcataaattttagcttttgcactttctgctggtagcttcggaccagataatctccattcaataggaaacgttacttcattccaagtaactttgtggatctgttgtgaatggttcttctgactggtgaggaatccagtagtaagaccagggatgtttgatatccttgtctttggctctactgtggtactcatcagtttatagtatattctgtatactattgccaattcttgcatatcatttttcatagatatgccatctgtcttgactctcagtcggagacagtgagctgcatctttcaagctggtagagaagttggggaagcagttgaaatatgctacttggttgcacagagatgattcaagggttcccaaaagactagcttgaaaatcttccagtctattgtcttgtaagacacatagaactgaacagtttatgcattttcgagctaaaagttttatgcctacttggactgctccaatatgcataaattgataattttttgcttttgctctggcgACTTCtgcaggagtgatcagtagtagatctgtttctcctgttgtagagggggttgtaaattccagcaatttgaaatgatggctgtccatcaggtcaaatgttccctttttgtatatttgcttgaaatctagctttggaattgaggcgtttttttacctcatgctcgatttcattgtattcaaattcttcagcatttaggagttgtactcctttctttttcccgaagatgctcatcatattgacatctcgagtttctttcgggttttcataccgaatactagtagaactagttgagggatccagaaaaatcaagtttggaacaggattctctggtctttctaatggtttgaatccattagctttcttttttactgtaggcactttcttgtccttcagtatatttttcatagaatccagcgttttttgctgttcattgatttttctactaacacttgttagcttctcttcttccgtttttggaagatctttgatataatccagtttgttttccagtttttctaactggtggattataacaggaattttttctagatgttcttgatatctagatatttcttgctgcaggatctgatatttttcatcagaagattttaatagagaattcagtctctctattattaaatcagacattgtccccattggggattcccctgctgagctattttacaagctctgataccagtgatttgcggatctaaccaatgctcaggtagtcaagaggtctttgttcctcttcaagtacatgtaaaagattatcaatatcttcttctaatttatagatcctggtttggagtctataaataatatcccagtagttgggagtttctctgttaagactttctctatagtctttcaattttttcaacttttctctttctgttttcaattctttgctagtgctTTTGCAAATAGCATTtaattcaagtctgtcaacgatcgaaattatgaatagtaaaacttAACTGCTTACCTTTGAGCATTGAGGATGAATAGACTGCAATCATATTAtaacaaacaaattcaaaatatgggCCCACTATGTTTCCCTAGTAATAAGTGTAAAAGGAGTAAACCTGCGGTAGATTTGGGAGGTGAAGTAAAGGAAGAGATAAAGAGAGGCAAAAAGGTGTCTTATGTGTAGGGTTTTAATTGGCTATGGGCAGCCCTTGCTGACCAGGGCTGGTTAGCGaagttttttccttatttagcTGGGTTCCAAGTTACAAACAACATTGATTAACTACTGTTGGATTTTATATCATTACATGAGAACGTGCTTTGGAAAAAGTACGTCGTGTAAACTAGAAGCTCTAAAACCAGGGGCTctttttgccaaaaaaaaaaaaaaaaaccagggCCTAGCTCTAGCTTTTTCCAATCTGACTCTCTTGGATCACGTGTATTTTTATATCCAATTTATGAAACTCGCTAGTTTGATAGCATTGCAAATAAAATATGGCCATGTGGTAGGCGGCTCTTCAACTGATTCCTAGTGCACTATTTGGAATTTCTATTATTAATATTCATAGGATAATGACAACGTGGAAAAAATTCCATTGCCGAGCCATGCATATGCCTATAAATTGAAACTATTTCTTTGATCATAGCAACTCAAAACAGAGCTCTCCTAGTTCCTCCATATCTCTATTTCTCCCAGTCTCTTCTGTCCTCACTCTCGCTCTCTCAGTTAAGATGGCTGCAGTTGCTCAAGCCTTGGACACCTCAAATGTCACAAGCATAAAATCAGTAGCCGAGTCACCAGCTCTCAGCTCTGTCCCCTCTGCATATGCCTTCAACATAAACCCTAATGATGAAGCTGATCCAAATGACCCTGAGTTTGCTGTTCCCATTGTTGATATGTCTCTTCTCACCTCTGGTTCTCCTGATCAGCGCGCTCAAATCATCTGCGATCTTGTCAAAATTTGTCAAGAATGGGGCTTCTTCATTGTATGTTAACTAATATATGTTAAGTATATATGTTTTGTTCTATCAATTATGAATACGAAGCTAATCAGTTTCACTTAATTACAGGCAATTAACCACGGAGTACCAGAGAGCCTGATGAAAGGGATGATTGACGCATGTCATGGATTTTTCAGTCTACCagatgaagaaaagaaggagtttAAGTCAGGAAATGATGTTCTTGAGATGTTCAAGTATGGGACCAGCTATAATCTTGCATTGGACAAAGTACTTCTGTGGAGGGACTTCTTCAAGGTCCGAACACATCCTGAGTTTCACTCCCTCTACAAACCAGCTAGCTTCAGGTATAACTCTTTGAGGATGATAATCTCTTACCTGACAAGCTCTCAACATTGGTCATAGAATCTGGACCATATGGTCCGAATTTACAGTCCGACTACACTTGTGTACTAAAGAACATGTTTATATGTTACTCTCAATTCTCAATTTTCgatggttttttttctttctgttttctttttttctcattCTTTGTTTTAGTGAGGTTTCGCTGGAGTTTAGCAAAAGAAGTCGAGAAGTAGCCTTGGAAATAACAAGAGCAATATCGGAAAGCTTGGGTTTGGAGCCGGACTACATATACAACACAATGAACATGGATCGCGGCTTACAAATGCTAGCGGGGAACTACTACCCACCTTGTCCTCAGCCTGAACATGCCATTGGTATACCTCATCATACCGATCATGGTCTAATCACACTCCTCATCCAGAATGAGATGAATGGTCTCCAAGTTGAGCACAAAGGAAAATGGCTGACAGTCAATGGCTCTCCCAATGGCTTTTTCGTGAACCTTGCTGACCAAATGCAGGTACTAGCTTGTTAATCTTTATCTTACTCTTATTACTTCTATTTATTTACAGTAACTTTTGACAAGCACATGCAGATGTACACAACAGTTGTGAATATTTGTAGCGTATATTTGAATATTTGATCAAttttgtgggtttttttttttttggtgtagaTTCTTACGAACGGTAAGTACAAGAGTGTGATGCATCGCGCCACCGTGAACAACAAAGCTACAAGGATATCGATAGCTATACCACATGGACCATCCGTAGACACGATCATAGCTCCAGCACCAGAGTTGTGTGAAAGAGAAGGCCAAGCTCCAAAATACCTTGCAATGAACTACAAGGAGTACATACAACTTCAGCAAAGCGGCAAGAACTACATGAAATCAACATTTGATCATATCCGAGCCTAGCGTATCTAGCTTATAAGTTATTATATATTGTATTGAGAATGTAGCGCTTCattattcttgtttttgtttcaaTAATCATGCCATGCCATTTTCAGTTTCAGACCAATTATGTTGGTATAAGTGGTTCCAAGGAGCTTGTAGTAGGACAATGGATGAGCGTGGCATTATTAATACTCATTAAACATGTAACGACTTTTTACATTTGGAATTTAATTGGATTTCATCGGTAATAATTAATGGTCATTTGATTATTAATTGATTTACTGTACCAAAGAATGGTCTAAATGGATACACAACTTGAGAGCAAGCGTTAGGAGATGGTTAAAGAAGGTTGATAACAAGGTCGCTCGACAAATTAAATCGCTCATGTTGATCGATATAGAAAGAATAGATGATGGATGTTGCAAGTGTGGAGCACTAACACCATATATATTTGATTTGTTCATCGAATTGTGAGATAATCTGTTTAGTATATACTAGTTACAGAGCCCGCGCTTCGCAGCAGATAGTATAAATGTATCAATTGTTTTCTTTCTGACTGAACTCACATATAAGGTATGAGTGTTCTATTATATACTTGAGACTTGAGAGTAATCCAAAGAAACATATGCATCTTTGCTTGATCTTTGCCGATGTTTTTTGTGCCTTCCTTGCTAGTGCTACCCGTTCCTTGACCTAAAATAAAGATTTAGACCAGAATTTCCCAATAGTTGGAATAATATAATGAGTTCCATTTCTTCTACCATCTAAACTCTACAGTATATATCAAATCAGGCACAAAATGAGAACTAAATCAATTTCATCACCTTAACATCATCAAATGAACCCATTCATTTAGAAGTTAGCAAAGACTATAATAGCTTACTACACGTTCAGTACACCAATCCCCAACCCCAAGTCcaaatgtaaacaacaaactaACCTCGTCAGGTGTCAATGCAGGGTAATATCCAAAGTATTTCATGGTTGCAAGTTCATAGCACTGAAACCTGGTCTCTGATTGTAGTCTCCTTCCCCTTGGAGCTCCCTGTACGGTAAAAACCAATTATACAAATCAAACATCATAACCTTCTTTATTTGCCCTCTTTTTTGTCATTACTTCACTCATTTGAAGTTTAATTTTTCATTCAGAGAACAAATGCCACACACTATTTGTAGCAACTTTTATTGCACTGTTGTTTGAAATTTATATTAATTGCTGTTTGCTCTTTGTTTATTTGTAAGCTGATTCACATTTACAGAGACATGAAGAAAAAATGAAGTCAAATGGATTCAAAAAGTTTATGAAGCGGAAAAAACTAATTAGCAAgtattcaaaacaaaaacttaATAATAACAATATGTACATGAAAAACATATCTCAGATCAAGGTTGGATCTAAAGatccattttttgttttttaaagcAAAATAAAGCAAGTATAAGTGATTGTGAGATGAAGTGTCATTCAGCTGCTAATGTAATCTTATATGTACATATATGGTAGACTACTGATATTGATAACCACATAGAAGTGGAAATTCAGCAATCAATAATTAATAGTGATATAAAAACTGAAGTGAAGAATATATTATTCTGGAATCAACTTAGTAATGCATTCAAAAACAGTGGAACTAATCTCTACTATTTTACTGTAAATGCAAAGTATTGATATTGAACAAAGTGTTTACAGAGAGACAGAGGAAAAAAAACTGATTCAACAAAAATGTAAACAGAGAGACAGAGGGAAAAAAAACTGATTCAACAAAAATGTAAATAGCAGAACCAAGGTTTAATAATTCGATGATTCATTGAACTATAGAAACTTTTTAATTGATGCTACATGTAGTTTGCTAATTGTGTTGATTTTAAGACCAATATGTAGTTTTaatatgttttgtttttaaagaaaacaaaatccaaagTTCACAGATTCAAAAAAATTGATGAACATGGTTAAAGGTCACTTGCACAACTGCAGTTGAAAGCTATAAAGAATAATATGAGCATTTGAACCAAAGTGAGACAGAATCTTGAACATTAGATCAAATTCAACTTGAACAAACTATTGGCGGATTAACAATCAAAATATAGGAGGTGTAGCTttccaaaagagaaaaagaaaacaaaacagttTAAAAGCTATAAAGAATAAAGTGAAGTGGATAGAGTGGTCCAAAATACAAACAAATATTTAAGAGTTTGAAGTATAGTTTTTGATTAACAGAAGAAATATATTTTAAGCTATATCAAGTTAGCAAAATATTATGCAGTATAGCTGTAGATAAAGAAAGGCTTTGTCAGAAAGACAATCATATAGATCATATAGCACTTGTAGCAAATTTTAATGCCAGTTTTTTCCAAATTGACATCAATtgttattcaattttttttcatttgtaagCTGATTGATATTGACAGAAACAAAAACATGATGTAAAGTGAAATAGATTGAAATATAAACCTCCATAGAGCAAAATAACTGATCAAGAGCCACCTAACCAGAAAAATttgaaaacaacaaaagatacAGCAAAAACAGGTCTCAGGTTAAGGTTGCATCTGAAGGtttaaatgattttttttttttgttttttgggatTAATCGAGGATAATAGGGTTCCCATTTAGCTGCTAATAGGATTCTGATATTGCAAACTAACTTGGTGCAATAGGATTCTGATTTAGCTGTTAAtctaatttcatatttatttatacTTTGACCTTCTCATATTCACAGCCACACTAAATTTGAAACAGAGCAATCCACTAATGAACAATAATGTTAACACTGAAGCCAATGGTAAATGATACGGGAACAAATACAGTAATTGATCTAAAGAGAGTGCAGCTAACTTCTACGAATGTAATGTAATCGTTTTCAGAGTTTTACTTACCTTCAAAAGGTAGATGGATCAGTTTTAGGAAGCCTTTTGAAAACTGCGTTTTGATGAGCTAAGTTTATTTTGATAATATGCACACAGTCTCTGctgcaagaaaacaaaaaaatcaagatAGATGTTATACTAAAGGGAAATcagacagaaagaaaaaagccAAACAACCCATATCTAATCACCACAACCTACAGTTTAAGAAGAACAATCCCAAAACATAAGATTATAAAGAGAGAGTTGTTACCAGATGCAGAAGAGACCAAAAGCTCCTTCAACCCTACCCCTTTCTAATGCTCTTCCCTTGATGCTCAGTGCATATCCTTCCAGTAAGTCTGCATGCCCATGCTAGTGTTGTGTGTGAAAAAAAGAACATATTCATTGCAttaagtaatatatatatatatatatatatatatatatatatatattccagtGCGCATACAGAATCCTTTTCACAACTTAGCACAGAACCCTTGATTGACAATATAGGGTTCAGATAGTGACTTTAAGCGGGCATTATAATTTACGTCCTGTTTTCCTCTATCATTGTCTCAACTAATAAACAATCAATTGATTCAAACAATATCTAATAAGAGAGATGCCAGCTCAGATAGGTTTCACCACATCACTAAGCTGCACAAAtagatgaaaaaaaagaagagaaaaaaaacacgctgtggaatatatatatatacatttgcTGCAGCACGATCTCAAACATAAACCTGTATTCTTATATTACTTCAATGATTTTTTTCCGAAACCAAATATAAGTTTTCGCTTTATTTTGGAGGTATCTAATAACACAAATCTTACGTACATAGAAAAGGAGGACAAATTATTTCTAGGGACACTATACAAAGGATTCTGCTGCAGTCTTTGGACAGCAGTAGCAGGTCATGCATTAACAGAAACCACAGTTGTTGTACATGCTTTTCTCCATTCACTCTATCCTACCCCAACTCCAAAGCAAAGAATAAGCAGAATGTCTCCTCATTCACAGTTAAGGGAAGTAGGGTTTTGAAGGTGTAGAGTTTACTGAGACCCCTTGTCGTAGAGGCAAGTTAGGTCGGTCCATATTTGAAGTTTGATTCCTACATCCACAGCTCTACCTAAAACACGAAAAGAGATATAGAATAACTATTCCAACTTTTATTCATCACTTGTAATACTATCATGAATGTAGAGTACTAAACCCTCAATTAAAGACAGACAGAAACTCCATTAAATTGGAACAAATGCCAGCATAGATAGACCCTGATCAAGTCCCCTATTCTTCAACCCCAACGTAACTATGATCTTAAAGAATTTCTCGGTCCAGGCCAACGCCAACCAAAAGGAGGAATCTTTACACTCTTCCTTCTTTCATAACATTAAGCCATATGTATTTGGTTTGAAACTCTATTCTTAAGACCAAGACTGTGCAATTTTTCAGAACATCACACCATAAAGCACACAATTTCGATGCCTAATGGAAGATTCGGAAAGAAAACAACTTGATCAGTAATAATGAGATGACAACCACTATTTCCTGAGATGAATAAAGCTAAGAAGTACCATTCTTCCAATACCAGCCACCAAATCATTTGCAGATGATTTTCTAAATTTCAAACAGCAACGGGTGATACAGAAAAAGTTTGATGGAATCTGAAGGTTACCTGGATATTAAGAAGAGGCGCCTCTATTTCTCCCAGCGCAATTCTAACTCGATGCACAGTTTATACTCTATACTCAATGCAGAAATTGAAAAACCACCTCTCCggaaacaaacccaaaccctcCCCCAAGTCCACCACAATCTTGAAACCTACGATGTCATGAcaccaaatcaaatcaaaaattgaaaatctcTAATCTGGGAAATAAGCATAGAAAACCTGATTGATGTGGTCGATACTCGCATCTGATGCTACGCTTCTATCGGACAGCTTGATGGCCACGCCTGCATCTCAGAGCTGGATAGCTACAGTCTCCCGAACACACCTCGGGCTGTTTTTATATCTACAAAACCACTCGAGGCCACAACCGTCCTTTCACCTCACATGAACAGAAGAATGAACAGTGCAGGCGCTTTAGTACATTTAGAATTTCAGATCTCTACATGCACCCTTACATTAGTTAGGAATTgatttgcatatcaaccaaaaAAATGTCTTATTTCAACAAGAAAATCATAAATCTTGGAGTCTCCAAAGTCACAAATTTTAAGACGTGGTGTTGCACTTCCGTCCAAAGAGCGTCTTTTCCAGTTTCCGATCCCTGTGACAAATATCCTGCAGTATAATCATTGGCTAATGTAAGAAAAGAAGTGGTACGTACGTATTATTTTGAACAAGGCAAAGATTTCACATCAAATATAATTTACCATGGAATGACAGTACGTAGCTGACTCCAGATATCAGCTGCTGGAAGAAAAATCTTTCGTGGAGGAATTGCAGTCAACAAATTAATACAGAAAAACCTTATGATTTTATCTAAGATGTAAACTGAAGAACTAACCTACATATACTCTCAAAGAGTTCACCACTCAGCATATTCCATGCCAGTAGCTAAATGACTTGGAGTCAACAACACCTGCAGCAGAACGTACAAGTACGCTTCTCAAGACTGCCTTATCTTAGATTTTTGATGCTCACTTCGAGTTATGATATATAATTATCATCTTGGAGCTATCTTTACATAAGATTAGTCTAATATCATTGCCAAAATACCACATTGACAAGCTGGAGCACTCAAAACACACCATACACGCTCCAAAGTGCCTGTACACACAATTAACTCAACACTACTAGCTAATTAATTACGACATTATGTCTTTGAACCTTACAATATCTGGATGCCTCTAGGATATGTGATTTATGATTTATCTATGAACATTCTCATAATTCTGCAGACCAGAAAACCAAAACAAGATTCATATCCATAATAACATTACATATACATCCATGGGAAGATAATGAGATCACAATAATAGGAATCATATCAGATTTGATGTGCAGTAGGCAATTTGGGTCTTAACCTATGCAAATATGGCCTAAATGCATAAGTGGCTTTGATCAATGATAAAGGGATATAACCATATTCTTAGAAGTCATAAtgatacaaaaaaaaagaagtgatgATGCAACAACACAATCATGTCTAACGTGCAACAAAAGCTGAGGGGCAACGCTGCATGATAATAAATATTAAACACATACGAAATTTAGGTAGCAGCTAAATGTAATTCAAAATCTACTCTTATACAACTTGATTTAGCTATGGTTGCTCAAAATTAATTCAGAAACATAATGACTTTTAGCAACAATTAactgaaaagacaaataaactTCGACATGTAGGATCCATATTGCAGAAAAGCATTGGTTAGCACAAGCATAAAGCTTTGGACTTGACCTTCAACAATAACATTGGTTGGTGCATATTTCAGAATCAAGatccactacaccaatttttcaatcagacgacagcaaacattttaactgtcgtctgaaataatcagacgacagcaagaaatattttgtcgtctaagttttcgaatccaacaacagttttttcttggctcttgtgcaaaaACATTTCAGACAACGgttgattttttttatgttgtccaaggttcatttatacaatggttgataaaagatgttgtctgattgtttttaatcagacaacagttattatttctctgttgtaaaacaatcagacaacagttattatttctctgttgtgcaattaccattaatacaatggttgaaaaagatgttgtctctgattgttttgattcacacaacagtttttcaaTTGTCTATTGTGCaactctctttcagacaatATACTGAAATTGttgttgtctgagttttagggttcaatAGATCGATGCTTTGCGCCCTTTTTAATTGACTCggccaaattttcaatttttcacttCCCACCATTCGGCCAAAACCCGAGCTCGcgcttctctctctcaaaatcactCTTCATCTCCCCGATCTCACCAATCATCCATCTCtcccactctccctctcttccactcaacaaaactaCCTCTCTCTTCTCACAGCTCCCATCTTCCTCCTTCGCCTTTACAAAATCAGAGAAAGTGGGAAGAAGAAAACATGTAGCGCGAAATAGACGATGATTGAGAAATCGAAACCCAAATTTCTCTTACTCCTTCTCTCCACCCCTTTCTG encodes the following:
- the LOC133707280 gene encoding 2-oxoglutarate-dependent dioxygenase 19-like yields the protein MAAVAQALDTSNVTSIKSVAESPALSSVPSAYAFNINPNDEADPNDPEFAVPIVDMSLLTSGSPDQRAQIICDLVKICQEWGFFIAINHGVPESLMKGMIDACHGFFSLPDEEKKEFKSGNDVLEMFKYGTSYNLALDKVLLWRDFFKVRTHPEFHSLYKPASFSEVSLEFSKRSREVALEITRAISESLGLEPDYIYNTMNMDRGLQMLAGNYYPPCPQPEHAIGIPHHTDHGLITLLIQNEMNGLQVEHKGKWLTVNGSPNGFFVNLADQMQILTNGKYKSVMHRATVNNKATRISIAIPHGPSVDTIIAPAPELCEREGQAPKYLAMNYKEYIQLQQSGKNYMKSTFDHIRA